One genomic window of Salvia miltiorrhiza cultivar Shanhuang (shh) chromosome 4, IMPLAD_Smil_shh, whole genome shotgun sequence includes the following:
- the LOC131020542 gene encoding synaptotagmin-3-like has product MGFLDSLLGVIGFGFGIPIGIVVGFLVFIYFEPTDVTKELVIQSVNEFDSNSIVDIVPKLPLWVMNPDYERVEWLNKVILEAWPYFDKAACGIIKSTAEAIFAEYIGKFQIKSINFERLTLGSLPPKIHGLKPQDSNENELVLDLALRWAGDADIVLAIKLSSLQLAIQVVDIQISSATRVVLRPFVPSFPCFSSIAVSLMEKPKIDFGLRIMGGDIMSVPGVYQIVQEVVARQVAKLYLWPQTYEIDILDSSIGATKKPVGILHVKVVRAHNLLNMDFLSTSDPYVKLSLTGERLPLKKTTVKKNNLNPEWNEAFKLTVKDPVSQVLQLQLYDWEKVGAHDYLGMQVVPLNTLVPYEKKDITLDLQNSMDPNDPHNKRPHGQITLETTFVPFLEDSKKFSASSGSSGNGSSRTGHESMSLSGTGLLLVNVVEAKDVEGKSNPSNPYATVLFRGDKRRTKTVKKTRNPYWNEEFQFVLDEAPVKDYIKIEVVSKRRRMGVAFKESLGYVEIHLADVVENEHINNKYHLIDSRDGIMHLDIRWKVI; this is encoded by the exons ATGGGATTTCTTGATAGTTTGTTGGGTGTGATAGGATTTGGGTTTGGGATTCCGATAGGAATTGTTGTGGGATTCTTGGTGTTCATATACTTCGAGCCCACAGATGTAACCAAG GAGCTTGTAATTCAGTCGGTCAATGAATTTGATTCGAACTCTATAGTTGATATCGTGCCTAAGCTTCCACTATGGGTGATGAATCCAGATTATGAGAGA GTTGAATGGTTAAACAAAGTAATCCTTGAAGCATGGCCATATTTTGATAAG GCAGCGTGTGGGATTATTAAGAGCACGGCAGAAGCTATCTTTGCTGAGTATATTGGGAAGTTTCAGATAAAATCGATCAATTTTGAACGCCTTACTCTTGGAAGCCTTCCTCCCAAGATTCATG GTCTGAAGCCCCAAGATTCTAATGAGAACGAACTAGTTCTTGATCTCGCACTGAGATGGGCTGGGGATGCTGACATTGTTCTGGCAATAAAACTATCGTCTCTCCAACTAGCTATCCAG GTTGTAGACATTCAAATATCATCAGCAACGAGGGTCGTTTTGAGACCTTTTGTACCATCATTCCCTTGTTTTTCAAGCATTGCCGTTTCCCTGATGGAGAAG CCAAAGATAGACTTTGGACTTCGAATCATGGGAGGCGATATCATGTCAGTACCCGGTGTGTACCAGATCGTACAG GAAGTTGTGGCGAGACAAGTTGCTAAGCTTTATCTCTGGCCCCAAACGTACGAAATAGATATCCTTGATAGTTCAAT AGGAGCTACAAAGAAGCCTGTGGGAATACTGCATGTCAAGGTTGTAAGAGCACACAATCTCTTAAACATGGATTTCCTGAGCACCTCTGATCCCTATGTTAAACTCAGCCTCACAGGGGAAAGGCTCCCTCTAAAGAAGACGACGGTCAAGAAGAATAATCTTAATCCCGAATGGAACGAGGCCTTCAAGCTGACCGTGAAGGACCCCGTGTCCCAAGTTCTACAGCTGCAACTCTATGACTGGGAAAAG GTTGGAGCTCATGATTATCTAGGAATGCAGGTTGTTCCACTGAATACGCTCGTTCCATATGAGAAGAAAGACATCACTCTTGATTTGCAGAACAGCATGGACCCGAACGACCCTCATAACAAGAGGCCACACGGCCAGATTACATTAGAGACGACCTTTGTTCCTTTCCTCGAAGACAGCAAGAAATTCAGTGCATCATCCGGTTCTTCAGGAAACGGAAGTTCAAGAACCGGCCATGAAAGCATGTCGTTGAGTGGAACGGGCCTGCTCCTCGTTAACGTCGTGGAGGCTAAGGATGTCGAAGGGAAGAGCAACCCGAGCAACCCTTATGCCACAGTCCTCTTCAGAGGCGACAAACGGAGAACTAAG ACTGTCAAGAAAACTCGGAACCCTTATTGGAACGAAGAATTCCAGTTCGTGCTAGACGAGGCTCCCGTGAAAGATTACATTAAGATTGAGGTTGTGAGCAAGAGACGGCGCATGGGAGTCGCGTTTAAG GAATCGTTGGGGTACGTAGAGATTCACCTGGCCGACGTAGTCGAGAATGAGCATATCAACAACAAGTACCATCTGATCGATTCAAGAGACGGAATCATGCATTTGGACATAAGGTGGAAAGTTATATAA